tcacatttaaaaagatgtcTAGAATCAAAGTGAATCCATAGTTTTGGAATTAGCCTCACTAAAGACACAGATGACAGGATGAGTGTTGACCTCAAAGCCAGAGATTGTTGCTCAAGATAACGATTGTATGAGtaatgcatgtgtgcgtgtgtgtatgttgctGCTATGGTTTTTCTCCAGGCAAAACACGAGAATACCCCACCTACATTAATATGAATCTCCCACAGGTCTTGTGAAGGCAGCAGGTTCGGTGggtgattgtgtttgtgatggagGAGGGAGTTGGAAGGTGCTCAGTCCAGGCACAGAAAGTGGGCGTTAATATTTGTGACTTAAGACAACACTTAAATGTCCCTTCAAGAGACTTGTGTGTTAGACTTGTGTTAACATCGTCCCGTGAGTGTAACAGTATGTGAGAAGTCAGTTGCTGCAGCATGAGCtactatattttatatatatatatatatatatatatatatatatatatatatatatatatatatatatatatatatatatatatatatatatatattcataaacCTATAAGACcttgaccttttcacttttgcttGCTTGTAAATTGTAGACCTAATTCTACTATCACTGCGTCCTGTAAATCGCTCATCATAAAACTAAACATCCATAAGGTGATTGTTAAAATCTCATTTAGCTCAGACAGGTCAGCTCCTCCCTGGCCTCTGTTGGGTCAGTGCAGCATAATCGATGTTGATTCAACCCCATTAATAGTTTATACCCACCCTGCGACATTGCTGTCCTCCATAACataccacagacacacagtccaTACCATCCCCCTTCTCTGCATCGCTGCCCCCACTCGTGGTCGTGCACACATTACCTCACACACCACTGGGTAGGTGCATTCATTGATGCCCTTACGTGAAGGGCAGAACTGGGTGAGCTGCAGAATGTAATCATAATGCACAAAGGAGGACCATATATTTAAGAAACTGCTTAGTTCTTGTTTTGCTAACGAGctttacatcatattttattatatgatGTTGGCAGTTGTTCATGCTGCCTCAGACTTTGCTTCAGACAGCCTCAGAGTGGCTCCTCCAATACGAGTCCGAACAGACAGGTTCCTCATCTCTCTGACAATGACACATTTCCCTGCTGAAGCCGGGGATTCAGTCTCTTGCAGACTCAACCGGAGCTTAAAATAACCTCAAGTTTGATTTAACCCTTTGGGGGGTCAGTGCTACTGCTAATGGGATACACACTCAATCAGGATTGACAAGCCATCTGCTGCTGTGCGGGCATTGGAAAACTGATTTTCATCCCATCTCTTGTACCTTCTGTCTCTAATGTGCTCTGacgctctctcactctcattttGCAGCCGTTTATCGTTTATCATCTCCCCAAGTCTCTCTGATTCAGCTTCATTTCCTCTACCTCTTCCCTCGGCTTGCTTGAAAGTGAAATAATTTCTCTGTGATGACTTTGACTGTGTTAATAGTGGGAAATCAAAAATGATCATAGCGAGCATATATAATTTCCACCCAGCTGTGAAGTGGGATTTGGTATATGATACACTGAAGAGAACTAAGAGAACATtctttgtggtttgtttttattgtaattatgTCTATAGAGGAAAAGACTGTGACTGGAAAACGTCTCTCCTGggtaaattaagttttttaaaatctcaacCATGCAGTGTTTGGAAGATCGGTAACGTCAAACTAAAAGAACAAGTTAGATTCCTCTTGTCAAGTAGTTATTTACGTTATAATAGCAATAGGAATAACTGTACCTGTGTTCAAACTCAACAAATCCTTACACAGCGACTATATAAAGTCTAAAAACTAAAGTGAAAATTGTTTTTAGAGACAAAGCAGCGTTGTACTGCATATCAGGTTTGTTTCCAGTGTGGGTGGTAACATAAACCGGTACAATCTGTACTGTGTTGCTCTGTCAGGGCTTGTGCTTTATGTCCAGCTGAGCTATTAGCGACTGACAGGTGGAGGCAGGCCTGCGTGGTTATGAGGGATGAGTGAATATGATCTACTGGCCAATCTactgtgacctgtgtgtgtgagcccaaCTGATATATATCGATTGGTTGATGTGAGccttttcacagacatatcagaatctgcatttatttttgccttttatttcacagaataaacaatgcaggaaagtaaaactgtttttattttcccaattcctgttctatatatttggtgttttattatactttatagttatttatagtaaagtttatggtttaactgtaaaatatcaagcctcaattacatttctcttttcttagGAATCATTGACCCATCCTTTTTTCTATTGTCATatatattggccaatatatcGATATCTGTAATTTTTTTACAACCTAATTTCAGccccaaaaaatccatattTGAGGGGCTCTAGTTTGTTCACGATCAGTCTGTTGTATTAATTCAGCATGCAGAATGACTGATTGGCACACAGTTATTGATTGTCGTTGAGAGGGTGTCTCCAGGACCAGGGGTCAGGACAGAACCCAAGTGTAATTTTCatgcattgatttgtttttcactgtgcgTCAAAAGCCATCATTTCTCTCTTTAGTCTTCATAACTCTGTATGCTATGAAAGAACGATGTCGGgtagaaaagaggagaaacgtCGGACTCTGTTAACGTCTTTGTCTTCGCTGTAACAAAACATGTGATGATGTATTACGCTGGAAACACCCGCAGCTGAATTAACATTCTAGAGAGGCCAAATTGCTAGTGACCCTGAGTATTATTCGAGAGCTGTTCATCATTGTGGTCCCTCGGCtcgtgtttgtttatgtgtgtgcggTCACATGTAGCTGTTGTTGTCCTTAACGGCCTTTACAGCATCGAGAGCAAGCATGAAGTCACCATCCTCAGTGGACTCAATGAATTTGTAGTGAAGTTTTTCGGACCACAAGGAAGTGAGTAttcctttttttcaatttgataAAGATTTTGTTTGTCCTgacacattaaaaatgtttcctaATTCACTCTTTAAACTTCCTTTGGCTAATTAATATGTCCCAGAaatctgatgtgttttcttccaTGTTCCAAGATAATTCACACAAATTAAGAACCAGTTGTTTGAGTGTCCTCTACTTCAGTCCTGCTCCTTTTTAGAGGTTCGTCCCAGGCCAGGACTGAAACCGGGACCCAGGCCACAAAGTGTAAAACAGTGAGGAGTCGGGCTTGAGGGGGAGTTTGGATGATGAGAGTGGCCTCATCTGCAGGAAATACTTCCTTCGTCTGCTGTTCGCAACATCTGTCGCACTGAAACCACTGCCACTTACACACCAATAAAGAGAGGAAGTGGGTGTTTGACCCTGTTTATGGTTCCTCCAAACTCTGCCAATTGATATGGCAGTGTTGCACGTAGGCACATGATCTCTGCCATCCATCCTCACCGAGCGTGTTTCCACTCATCTGTGTGTCGCTCGGTTCCAGCAGGGCGCTCACAGAGGGTCCTGTTACACACAGCTATTCTGGGAGAGCACCGCACACTCGATCACAATCTCATTCTCCTCCGCTTTGATGCTGGTGTATTTTGTGAAGTGATTTGGAGGTAAAGAAGTCTCCCGGGCGGAAAAATGTTActgcataaaataaaatgaagtggCAGAGAGAAGTGGCATGTGCAGCTCGTTTCTCCAGCAGCCCCcttttactgttgtgtttgagCAGAGGAGAACATTGATATAAACCTGCAGTGTCTAAATCTGCAGGAGAGCATGAAGGATGGGAAATGAGGTTCAGCGGAGTGTAAACCTCTAGTCAACGTTGTTCTCTTCTTTGTGTCCCCCCCACTCATGCACAGCGCCGTACGAGGGAGGTGTGTGGAAGGTGCGAGTAGATCTTCCCGACAAATACCCTTTTAAATCACCATCAATAGGTAGGAACTCCAGTGTTGTATGAAGCATCGTAAGATTCCACCTTAGATTTTATTATACATTGTCAactccatcttgtttttttttttacaggattcATGAACAAGATTTTTCATCCCAACATTGACGAAGCGTAAGTTATATCAAGttataaaatcatattttcaagTTACTTACTTACTAAATTGGCAGCATTGAATATTGGGTTATTGGTCATTAACACTTATTTAAAGACCTTGTGTAGTTTTCcactttaaattgtattttcttgttGTAAACATTTGGTCTGTCATTGTAACCAAAGCTTTTGTTGAGTTTGTGGATATTTCTTGATGTTTTCTGCATTTCATCTTCATATTTAAATCTTTTAGGCCACTACGATATTAAAAAGATTAACTAATGTTGTGTGCTACACTTTGACTTTTGAATGAGCCACTGAATCTTGGCACCGTCGGCTAACAGCAGCAAATCACACAAATATTTAACTAGGCTAAGCACTTTGTTTCTGTGGCTCCATTAATCCACTGCTTAGTGGCCAGATCCCTTGAAGGATACATGAAGGTGGGTGCGTATCTGTGAGGACTGACAGGCTGAACCTGTGCCTCCTCCCTAAAGGAGACGTTCTGCCCTCACGAAACcaacaattcattttttttaattactcaCTTAAAAGTGAGTAATAACCATTTGGACACAAATAACTTGACTTTCAGAGTGAACACAAATTGTACAGTGGACTACCCCACTGTTTATTATGGGATTCTAACAGCTGGAAGGACTAACCTGGGTTTGTCCTCAAATTTTAGCCACTTGTGAAATTGAACAGGTCGTGTTTTGCAGTTAAAGTACCCAGTTGAGAAAAGTGGCTGTAAGAGGATCCTGTGCCCTGAGCAGAGACACATAGATGCCAGCTCACCTCCCTCTGGGCCTAACTCTTGTTGTCCTCTCCGTTTCCCAGGTCAGGGACAGTGTGCTTAGATGTCATCAACCAGACATGGACAGCCCTTTATGGTGAGTGGCCCCCGCTGCGTATGTGTTCATATTAGGTTTCCTCACTGCGGTGTGGGATTATTTGCAGAGATGTTGACCCGGTGCCATCAGCACCAAAAAGGTGACCGCCAGCCCCTAATGCCCAAGAGTGGGCGCTTTAGGCACTGGTGCACAATTGGCCCTAATCTGCTTACGGAGGGGAGAGTACTAATGAGGTAATACCCTCACCCAGCAAGGTCAGAAAACATTCACCTTCGACAGGGCTGATTTACTGTCTGTCGACATGCTCACAAACTCTCAGCGATGGCAGCGATTGCACTTAACATTTTCTCACCCAGTTGCTCTTCTCACTGTCACAGCAtaatctctctgctgctccccaCGTCCCTCTGCCCTTCTCCCTCTAAATTTCCCAATTAATTTCTCATTACAGTTGCTCCACAGGGCTAAGATAGCTGCTGAGCAATAGAAGTGACTTAACTATAATATCCCCAGCAGATGTTTGAGCATCTCTCACTATTTGTGTTCAGTGATGATCCGTGTGGCTCAGAACAGTGTTGATCCAATTTGATCCAGTTTGAGTATCATGATTCAAAATGAAGTCGGGTTCAGCTGTTCTCATGTGATTATTAGAAATGACGCAGCTTGTTCTGTTCTTTTATAATCGAGTCACACGTTCTTCACAAGGATCTCATTTGTGATATTTTGCCTTTGTTTGAACGTGTGTAAAATGCTGcacattttattgtgttgagtgatttaaataaaatcagacTGGACAAACATTGAAAGAGTTGGCCAATCAAGCAAGCATTGTGTGTAATGACTTCCAGCAAAAGGAGAGAGAACAAAGGCAACTGATTGAATCGTGTAAACATGATAATGCTGCACAACAGACTGTAggaacacatttgtttatttcatcttcTGGACCCAACAGTGACCCCTAGGAGATGAGACAGGAATCACATGTTTTCTACCAGGCCTCAGAGAGAAAGCTGAGGCCTGACAGCAGAAAGGGAAAAGGATTAGTGTGGCTGTAGCTTTTGTGAGGCTACTGGGCTGAGGATTGTATAATATATACATCATACGACTGTTCTGTGTTGTCACTTCTGACTGATGTGTGTATAAATAGATTGTGAGCATTTCTGTGGCCAATTATAGGAGATGGCAGATTTCTACTTGACATATAACTGCCAAAATACTGGGTGTGCATTTCTCTGTAATGTGACTTCAGATTAATATCATTTTGAAGAAGCCTGGTAGTATTTGCCATTAAATGCCAGATTATATTCTGTCAGTTGGGATATTATTTCGTCTGCCTCCACAGATCTGACCAACATCTTCGAGTCGTTCTTGCCCCAGCTACTGGCCTACCCCAACCCCATCGACCCCCTGAACGGAGATGCGGCTGCCATGTACCT
Above is a genomic segment from Hippoglossus hippoglossus isolate fHipHip1 chromosome 23, fHipHip1.pri, whole genome shotgun sequence containing:
- the ube2h gene encoding ubiquitin-conjugating enzyme E2 H, whose translation is MSSPSPGKRRMDTDVVKLIESKHEVTILSGLNEFVVKFFGPQGTPYEGGVWKVRVDLPDKYPFKSPSIGFMNKIFHPNIDEASGTVCLDVINQTWTALYDLTNIFESFLPQLLAYPNPIDPLNGDAAAMYLHRPEEYKQKIKEYIQKYATEEALKEQEEGAGDSSSESSMSDFSEDEAQDMEL